Proteins found in one Miscanthus floridulus cultivar M001 chromosome 4, ASM1932011v1, whole genome shotgun sequence genomic segment:
- the LOC136552890 gene encoding probable GTP-binding protein OBGC1, chloroplastic, whose amino-acid sequence MAPPAVAASAFPFRLFSAEARRNTRSGRGKRSAARPLKSSPPPRPPPSSSSVSGGGVAATTFTRLPLRDAPESAEVTLDRFPTALANPGAPALTRGSVQRLDGEEEFEAGLGPNSVARIPLRDSTDGVELTIGQFEARAAGRKSTGGRGFTRQMVERLGDGGEGEELVVSSLDVFEVKRGRRARALVPEVLDDDDDVVVFDPDYGVDSDDEEKEFEMFPFDQSHHEEAGAVPRAELGEVEYGDGEEDDDDDDGDEVVVFHPDYDEDEDEDFEDDGYEDENAEGGDGEAKEKGVPAVMRCFDTAKIFAKAGDGGNGVVAFRREKYVPYGGPSGGDGGRGGDVYVQVDGEMNSLLPFRKSVHFRAGRGAHGMGQQQAGAKGEDVVVKVPPGTVVRTSDGGVELLELMKPGQRALLLPGGRGGRGNAAFKSGTNKVPRIAEKGEKGPEMWLELELKLVADVGIVGAPNAGKSTLLSVISAAKPAIANYPFTTLLPNLGVVSLDFDATMVVADLPGLLEGAHRGYGLGHEFLRHSERCSILVHVVDGSSQQPEYEFEAVRLELELFSPSLVDKPYVVVFNKMDLPEASERWSTFREKLQSEGIEPFCISAISRQGTQDVIHAAYKLLQKERLRMKETEGWSGPENLNHVSDAIRKERRAPMNEFEVFHDKGTNTWNVVGAGIERFVQMTEWQYSDSLKRFQHALEACGVNRALSKQGVKEGDTVIIGEMEMVWNNETDRARPSKTMNTQDDAVRWPEFG is encoded by the exons ATGGCGCCGCCCGCCGTCGCCGCGTCGGCGTTCCCATTCCGCCTCTTCTCAGCGGAGGCGCGCCGCAACACCAGGAGCGGCCGAGGCAAGCGGAGCGCCGCCAGGCCGCTCAAGTCCTCGCCCCCACCCCGccctcccccctcctcctcctccgtcagcggcggcggcgtcgcggcCACCACGTTCACGCGGCTCCCGCTCCGCGACGCGCCTGAGTCGGCCGAGGTCACGCTCGACCGCTTCCCCACCGCCCTGGCCAACCCGGGGGCGCCCGCTCTCACGCGCGGGAGTGTCCAGCGGCTGGACGGCGAGGAGGAGTTCGAGGCGGGGTTGGGGCCCAATTCTGTTGCGCGGATTCCTCTGCGGGACTCGACGGATGGGGTGGAGCTCACCATTGGCCAGTTCGAGGCCCGCGCGGCCGGCAGGAAGAGCACTGGCGGTCGCGGATTTACGCGGCAAATGGTCGAACGCCTTGGCGACGGCGGCGAgggggaggagctcgtcgtcagcAGCCTCGACGTGTTCGAGGTCAAAAGGGGCAGGAGAGCTCGGGCTCTTGTTCCCGaagtgctcgacgacgatgacgacgtcgTGGTGTTCGACCCGGACTACGGCGTCGACAGCGACGACGAGgagaaggagttcgagatgttccCGTTCGACCAAAGTCATCATGAAGAAGCTGGTGCCGTTCCACGCGCGGAGCTCGGAGAGGTAGAGTACGGCGACGGGGAagaggatgacgacgacgacgacggtgacgAGGTTGTAGTGTTCCACCCAGActacgacgaggacgaggacgaggacttTGAGGACGACGGCTACGAGGATGAGAACGCGGAGGGAGGGGATGGGGAGGCGAAGGAGAAGGGCGTGCCGGCGGTGATGCGGTGCTTCGACACGGCCAAGATATTCGCCAAGGCCGGGGACGGCGGGAACGGCGTGGTGGCGTTCCGCCGCGAGAAGTACGTGCCGTACGGGGGCCCgtcgggcggcgacggcggccgcggcggcgacgtGTACGTGCAGGTGGACGGGGAGATGAACTCGCTGCTGCCGTTCCGCAAGTCCGTGCACTTCCGCGCCGGCCGCGGCGCGCACGGCATGGGCCAGCAGCAGGCCGGGGCCAAGGGCGAGGACGTCGTGGTGAAGGTGCCGCCGGGGACGGTGGTGCGGACCTCGGATGGAGGCGTGGAGCTTCTGGAGCTGATGAAGCCCGGGCAGCGCGCGCTGCTCCTCCCCGGTGGCCGGGGCGGCCGTGGCAATGCGGCGTTCAAGTCCGGGACGAATAAGGTGCCCAGGATCGCAGAGAAGGGGGAGAAAGGCCCAGAAAT GTGGTTAGAGTTGGAGCTAAAGTTGGTCGCTGATGTAGGGATTGTAGGTGCTCCTAATGCTGGGAAGAGCACTCTCTTGAGTGTTATTAGTGCTGCCAAGCCAGCTATAGCCAATTATCCTTTTACCACATTGCTACCAAACCTTGGTGTGGTCTCATTAGATTTTGATGCTACAATGGTAGTTGCTGACCTTCCTGGCTTACTGGAAGGCGCTCATCGTGGTTATGGTTTGGGTCATGAGTTCCTAAGGCATAGTGAGCGATGTTCTATCTTG GTGCATGTCGTCGATGGTTCTTCACAACAACCAGAATATGAGTTTGAGGCAGTTCGCTTGGAGCTGGAGTTATTTAGTCCATCTTTGGTTGACAAACCCTATGTGGTGGTGTTCAACAAGATGGACCTTCCAGAGGCATCTGAAAGATGGAGTACATTTAGGGAAAAGCTACAGTCTGAAGGCATCGAACCTTTCTGCATTAGTGCAATAAGCAGGCAAGGCACACAAGATGTCATTCATGCTGCTTACAAGCTTCTGCAGAAAGAGCGGCTGAGGATGAAGGAAACTGAAG GATGGAGTGGGCCAGAAAATCTGAACCACGTGTCTGATGCGATTAGAAAGGAAAGACGTGCACCCATGAATGAGTTTGAGGTTTTCCATGACAAGGGTACAAATACATGGAATGTTGTTGGAGCTGGAATCGAGCGTTTCGTTCAGATGACTGAGTGGCA GTACTCGGATTCCTTGAAAAGATTTCAGCATGCCCTAGAGGCATGTGGTGTCAACAGAGCTCTTAGCAAGCAGGGAGTTAAGGAGGGCGATACGGTGATAATTGGTGAG ATGGAAATGGTTTGGAACAACGAAACGGATAGGGCCCGTCCGTCAAAGACGATGAACACACAAGATGATGCTGTCCGGTGGCCTGAATTCGGCTAG